A section of the Pseudomonas sp. Q1-7 genome encodes:
- a CDS encoding MFS transporter, protein MTSVWRTSGWILLGASLILALSLGIRHGFGLFLAPMSGEFGWGREVFAFSIALQNLIWGLAQPFTGALADRFGAARTVIVGGVLYALGLVLMGYSDSALSLSFSAGLLIGLGLSGTSFSVILGVVGRAVPVEKRSMAMGIAAAAGSFGQFAMLPGTLGLISWLGWSAALLALGLLVALIVPLVGLLKDNPLPLQGHEQSLGEALSEAVGHSGFWLLALGFFVCGFQVVFIGVHLPAYLVDQHLPASVGTTVLALVGLFNVFGTYIAGWLGGRHAKPKLLTGLYLLRGVVIVAFVYSPLSIWSAYAFGMAMGLLWLSTVPLTNGTVATLFGVRNLSMLGGIVFLFHQLGAFLGGWLGGYLYDHTGSYELVWQISIFLSLAAAVLNWPVREQPVARLQAAEAA, encoded by the coding sequence ATGACTTCGGTGTGGCGTACGAGTGGCTGGATTCTTCTGGGAGCGTCGCTGATCCTGGCGCTGTCCCTGGGTATCCGTCACGGCTTCGGTCTGTTCCTGGCGCCGATGAGCGGCGAGTTTGGCTGGGGCCGCGAGGTGTTCGCCTTTTCCATCGCCCTGCAGAACCTCATCTGGGGCCTGGCGCAACCGTTCACCGGCGCCCTGGCGGACCGCTTCGGCGCGGCCAGGACGGTGATAGTGGGCGGCGTGCTCTACGCCCTGGGCCTGGTGCTGATGGGCTATTCCGATTCGGCGCTGTCGTTGTCTTTCAGTGCCGGCCTGCTGATCGGCCTCGGCCTGTCCGGCACGTCGTTCTCGGTCATCCTCGGGGTGGTGGGCCGCGCCGTGCCGGTGGAGAAGCGCAGCATGGCCATGGGCATCGCCGCGGCCGCCGGTTCCTTCGGTCAGTTCGCCATGCTGCCGGGCACGCTCGGGCTGATCAGTTGGCTCGGCTGGTCCGCCGCACTGTTGGCCCTGGGCTTGCTGGTGGCGCTGATCGTGCCGCTGGTGGGGCTGCTCAAGGACAATCCGCTGCCGCTCCAGGGCCATGAGCAGAGCCTGGGCGAGGCCCTGAGCGAGGCGGTCGGCCACTCGGGGTTCTGGTTGCTGGCCCTGGGTTTCTTCGTCTGTGGCTTCCAGGTGGTGTTCATCGGCGTGCACCTGCCGGCCTACCTGGTGGACCAGCACCTGCCGGCTTCCGTAGGCACCACCGTGCTGGCCCTGGTGGGGCTGTTCAACGTGTTCGGCACCTACATCGCCGGCTGGCTGGGCGGTCGCCATGCCAAGCCGAAGCTGCTGACCGGGCTCTACCTGCTGCGCGGTGTGGTGATCGTCGCGTTCGTCTATTCACCCCTGAGCATCTGGAGCGCCTATGCCTTCGGCATGGCCATGGGCTTGCTGTGGCTCTCTACCGTGCCCCTGACCAACGGTACGGTCGCTACCCTGTTCGGCGTGCGCAACCTGTCCATGCTCGGTGGTATCGTCTTCCTGTTCCACCAGTTGGGTGCCTTCCTCGGCGGCTGGCTGGGGGGGTACCTGTACGACCACACGGGCAGTTACGAACTGGTATGGCAGATTTCCATCTTCCTCAGCCTGGCAGCCGCCGTGCTCAACTGGCCGGTGCGCGAGCAACCGGTGGCGCGCCTGCAGGCCGCCGAAGCCGCATGA
- the bluB gene encoding 5,6-dimethylbenzimidazole synthase, producing the protein MSEHAFSPDERAAVYRAIAERRDMRHFSGGEVAPELLARLLEAAHHAPSVGLMQPWRFIRITSTELRRRIHALVEAERVRTAEALGERSDAFMTLKVEGILDCAELLVAALMDGREAHVFGRRTLPEMDLASLSCAIQNLWLAARAEGLGMGWVSLFEPEALAALLGMPAGSKPLAVLCLGPVAAFYPAPMLALEGWAQPRPLADLVFENQWGERP; encoded by the coding sequence ATGAGCGAACACGCCTTCAGCCCGGATGAGCGCGCGGCGGTCTACCGGGCCATCGCCGAGCGACGCGACATGCGCCACTTCAGCGGTGGCGAGGTGGCCCCCGAGCTGCTGGCGCGGCTGCTGGAAGCGGCGCATCACGCGCCCAGCGTCGGCCTGATGCAGCCCTGGCGCTTTATCCGCATCACCTCCACCGAACTGCGTCGACGCATCCATGCCCTGGTGGAAGCCGAGCGGGTGCGCACCGCCGAAGCCCTGGGCGAGCGCTCCGATGCCTTCATGACGCTCAAGGTGGAAGGCATCCTCGATTGCGCCGAACTGCTGGTGGCGGCCTTGATGGACGGCCGCGAGGCCCACGTGTTCGGCCGTCGCACGCTGCCGGAAATGGACCTTGCCTCGCTCTCCTGCGCCATCCAGAACCTCTGGCTGGCGGCTCGCGCCGAAGGCCTGGGCATGGGCTGGGTGTCGCTTTTCGAGCCCGAGGCCCTGGCTGCGCTGCTGGGCATGCCGGCCGGCAGCAAGCCACTGGCGGTGCTCTGCCTGGGGCCGGTGGCGGCGTTCTATCCGGCGCCCATGCTGGCCCTGGAAGGTTGGGCGCAGCCGCGCCCGTTGGCCGACCTGGTGTTCGAGAACCAGTGGGGGGAGCGCCCATGA
- a CDS encoding OmpP1/FadL family transporter codes for MICRVFKTALALAIGAASSYSLAAGFAINEQSVSGMGTAFAGRSSSADDATTVFGNPAGMSRLKREQVSVGAAAIFAKTDIDDARGTFGGSNDGDMVPTVAVPMGYYVKPIDDKWTFGLGMYVPFGLITDYESGYAGRYYGDRSEVRVITLQPTLSYRINDQLSVGFGPTLNRIDGELTSAVLNPATPGRNDGKVKVKGDDTALGFNAGVLFELDARTRFGLTYHSKVDYKLEGDTTLSGSGFGPLAGTYDASLDLETPESVDFSVTHDLNDRWTLYAGSTWTRWSRLEEIRVENKGRLPATLSDIVEEQDWRDTWSYAVGAAYKLNPQWTLRAGLAYDQSPARNEFRSPRIPTDDRKIFSLGAAWSPNDDLTIDVAYSYLKEKDADINQVSASKGAYRATFQNSAHGLGAQMTYRF; via the coding sequence GTGATCTGCAGAGTCTTCAAGACCGCCCTCGCCCTGGCCATCGGCGCCGCTTCCAGCTACAGCCTGGCCGCCGGATTCGCCATCAACGAACAGAGCGTCAGCGGCATGGGTACCGCGTTCGCCGGCCGCTCCTCCTCGGCCGACGACGCCACCACCGTATTCGGCAACCCGGCCGGCATGTCTCGCCTGAAGCGCGAACAGGTGAGCGTCGGCGCGGCGGCCATCTTCGCCAAGACCGACATCGATGACGCCCGCGGCACCTTCGGCGGCAGCAACGACGGCGACATGGTGCCCACCGTGGCCGTGCCCATGGGCTACTACGTCAAGCCGATCGACGACAAATGGACCTTCGGCCTCGGCATGTACGTCCCCTTCGGCCTGATCACCGACTACGAGTCCGGTTACGCCGGCCGCTACTACGGTGACCGCAGCGAAGTGCGAGTGATCACCCTGCAACCCACCCTCAGCTACCGCATCAACGACCAGCTGTCGGTCGGCTTCGGCCCCACCCTCAACCGCATCGACGGCGAACTGACCTCTGCCGTGCTCAACCCGGCCACGCCGGGCCGCAACGACGGCAAGGTGAAGGTCAAGGGTGACGACACCGCCCTGGGCTTCAACGCCGGCGTGCTTTTCGAGCTGGATGCCCGCACCCGCTTCGGCCTGACCTACCACTCCAAGGTGGACTACAAGCTGGAAGGCGACACCACCCTGAGCGGCAGTGGGTTCGGCCCCCTGGCCGGCACGTACGACGCCTCGCTGGACCTGGAAACCCCGGAGTCCGTCGACTTCTCCGTCACCCACGACCTGAACGACCGCTGGACCCTCTACGCCGGTAGCACCTGGACCCGCTGGAGCCGCCTGGAAGAGATCCGCGTGGAGAACAAGGGCCGTCTGCCCGCCACCCTCAGCGACATCGTCGAAGAGCAGGACTGGCGCGACACCTGGTCCTATGCCGTGGGCGCCGCCTACAAGCTGAATCCGCAGTGGACCCTGCGCGCCGGCCTGGCCTACGACCAGTCCCCGGCCCGCAACGAGTTCCGCTCGCCGCGCATCCCCACCGACGACCGCAAGATCTTCAGCCTGGGCGCCGCCTGGAGTCCCAATGACGACCTGACCATCGACGTCGCCTATTCCTACCTGAAGGAAAAGGACGCCGACATCAACCAGGTCAGCGCCAGCAAGGGCGCCTACCGCGCCACCTTCCAGAACAGCGCCCACGGCCTGGGCGCGCAGATGACCTATCGCTTCTGA
- the cobD gene encoding threonine-phosphate decarboxylase CobD: MLEHGGRLRAAARRYGIAEADWLDLSTGIAPYGWELPAIPASAWARLPERDDGLEEAARRYYGCASLLPVAGSQAAIQALPRLRGHSRVGVISPCYAEHAHAWRREGHVLEELDSERAERELERFDVLLVVNPNNPTGQRLSPDRLLRWRERLAARGGWLLVDEAFMDCTPQESLAPHCPLPGLLVLRSFGKFFGLAGIRLGFVLAEAALLEQLEERLGPWTVSGPARVLARTLLQDDAGQDRQRQALLRDGQRLERLLRDCGLAPSGGTALFQRLLRDDATALHAFLAARGILTRLFTTPASLRFGLPPDEPGWSRLSRALIDYRKEHP; this comes from the coding sequence TTGCTTGAGCATGGCGGACGGCTGCGCGCGGCAGCGCGGCGCTACGGCATCGCCGAGGCGGACTGGCTCGACCTTTCCACCGGCATCGCGCCCTATGGTTGGGAATTGCCGGCCATTCCGGCATCCGCCTGGGCACGCCTGCCCGAGCGGGACGATGGCCTGGAGGAGGCCGCACGGCGCTATTACGGCTGCGCCAGCCTGTTGCCGGTGGCCGGCTCGCAGGCGGCGATCCAGGCCTTGCCGCGCCTGCGCGGGCACAGCCGGGTCGGGGTGATCTCGCCGTGCTACGCCGAGCATGCCCATGCCTGGCGCCGCGAAGGCCATGTGCTGGAAGAGCTCGACAGCGAGCGCGCCGAGCGTGAGCTGGAGCGGTTCGACGTGCTGCTGGTGGTCAATCCCAACAACCCCACCGGCCAGCGCCTGTCGCCGGATCGGCTGCTGCGTTGGCGTGAGCGCCTGGCGGCGCGGGGCGGCTGGCTGCTGGTGGATGAAGCCTTCATGGATTGCACGCCGCAGGAGAGCCTGGCGCCTCACTGCCCGCTACCGGGTCTGCTGGTGTTGCGGTCCTTCGGCAAGTTCTTCGGCCTGGCGGGCATTCGCCTGGGCTTCGTGCTGGCCGAAGCCGCCCTGCTGGAGCAGTTGGAGGAGCGGCTCGGCCCCTGGACCGTCAGCGGGCCCGCGCGGGTGCTGGCCAGGACCCTGTTGCAGGACGATGCCGGCCAGGATCGCCAGCGCCAGGCCTTGCTGCGGGACGGCCAGCGCCTGGAACGCCTGCTGCGCGACTGCGGCCTGGCGCCCAGTGGCGGGACCGCACTGTTCCAGCGCCTGCTGCGCGACGACGCGACGGCGTTGCATGCCTTCCTCGCCGCCCGTGGCATCCTCACCCGGCTGTTCACCACACCCGCGAGCCTGCGCTTCGGCCTGCCACCGGACGAACCGGGCTGGTCGCGGCTGAGCCGGGCCCTGATCGATTATCGAAAGGAACATCCATGA
- a CDS encoding MarR family winged helix-turn-helix transcriptional regulator yields the protein MLPTQCLCTKLRRATRNVTRLYDDALADVGLSVAQYSLLKNLSRLDQPSITSLAEAMGLDRSTLGRNLKVLEGKDLVRLEGGEDQRNRLVALTPAGLACLQQALQAWEGVQAQMAQRMGPEKRAALMALLDDLEYLD from the coding sequence ATGTTGCCGACCCAATGCCTCTGCACCAAGTTGCGCCGTGCCACCCGTAATGTGACCCGGCTCTACGACGACGCGCTTGCCGATGTCGGGCTGAGCGTCGCCCAGTATTCGCTGCTGAAGAACCTGTCGCGCCTGGACCAGCCGAGCATCACCAGCCTGGCCGAGGCCATGGGCCTGGATCGCAGCACCCTGGGGCGCAACCTCAAGGTGCTGGAGGGCAAGGACCTGGTGCGGCTGGAAGGCGGCGAGGACCAGCGCAACCGCCTGGTGGCCCTGACGCCGGCCGGTCTCGCCTGCCTGCAGCAGGCCTTGCAGGCCTGGGAAGGGGTGCAGGCGCAGATGGCGCAACGCATGGGGCCGGAGAAACGCGCGGCGTTGATGGCGCTGCTGGACGATCTGGAATACCTGGACTGA
- a CDS encoding adenosylcobinamide-GDP ribazoletransferase, which yields MTPLLIALQFLTRLPVRLPGMPAPAQIGRSMLWYPLVGLLLGSLLVGAAYLLEGRPAMLSAAVLLALWVGLSGGLHLDGLADTADAWVGGYGDRERTLAIMKDPRSGPIAVVVLVVVLLLKFAALTALVQAGQWLPLLLAPWLARGLLPLLFLTTAYIRPGGLGQALAEHLPRRELPVWLGVQGGAMLLLGWVAWLSLALALVVFAWLRGRFVQRLGGTTGDTAGAMVEVVEMGVLVAAALCLAEAPP from the coding sequence ATGACGCCGCTGCTGATCGCCCTGCAGTTCCTCACCCGCCTGCCGGTGCGCCTGCCGGGCATGCCGGCGCCCGCGCAGATCGGTCGGTCGATGCTCTGGTATCCGCTGGTGGGTCTGCTGCTCGGTTCGTTGCTGGTTGGCGCCGCCTACCTGCTGGAGGGGCGACCCGCGATGCTGTCGGCGGCCGTGCTGCTGGCGCTCTGGGTGGGCCTTTCCGGCGGCCTGCATCTGGATGGGCTGGCCGACACCGCCGATGCCTGGGTGGGCGGCTACGGTGATCGCGAGCGCACCCTGGCCATCATGAAGGACCCGCGCAGCGGGCCCATAGCCGTGGTCGTGCTGGTGGTGGTCCTGCTGCTGAAGTTCGCCGCGTTGACGGCCCTGGTGCAGGCCGGCCAGTGGCTGCCGCTGCTGCTGGCGCCCTGGCTGGCGCGGGGGCTGCTGCCGCTGCTGTTCCTCACCACGGCCTACATTCGCCCCGGCGGCCTCGGCCAGGCCCTGGCCGAGCACCTGCCGCGCCGGGAGCTGCCGGTATGGCTGGGCGTGCAGGGGGGCGCGATGCTGCTGCTGGGCTGGGTGGCGTGGCTGTCGCTCGCGCTGGCGCTGGTGGTGTTCGCCTGGCTGCGCGGGCGCTTCGTGCAGCGGCTGGGTGGGACCACTGGAGATACGGCGGGGGCCATGGTGGAGGTAGTGGAAATGGGCGTGCTGGTAGCTGCTGCCTTGTGCCTGGCTGAAGCCCCTCCCTGA
- the cobU gene encoding bifunctional adenosylcobinamide kinase/adenosylcobinamide-phosphate guanylyltransferase produces MAELILGGARSGKSRLAEKLAAESGLGVVYIATSQPLDGEMSARVAHHRARRPDHWGLVEEPLALARVLRENAAADTCLLVDCLTLWLTNLLMQDDPARLDEEREALLGCIAELPGRVLLVSNETGLGVVPLGELTRRYVDEAGWLHQALAERCERVVFTVAGLPMILKGEPL; encoded by the coding sequence ATGGCTGAACTCATCCTCGGCGGTGCCCGTTCCGGCAAGAGCCGGTTGGCGGAAAAGCTCGCCGCCGAAAGCGGCCTCGGGGTCGTCTATATCGCCACCAGCCAGCCGCTGGACGGTGAGATGAGCGCCCGCGTCGCCCATCATCGCGCCCGCCGCCCGGACCACTGGGGGCTGGTGGAAGAACCGCTGGCGCTGGCCCGCGTGCTGCGGGAGAACGCGGCGGCCGATACCTGTCTGCTGGTGGATTGCCTGACCCTCTGGCTGACCAACCTGCTGATGCAGGACGACCCGGCGCGGCTGGACGAGGAGCGCGAGGCGCTGCTCGGCTGCATCGCCGAACTGCCCGGTCGCGTGCTGCTGGTGAGCAATGAAACCGGCCTGGGCGTCGTGCCCCTGGGCGAGCTGACCCGTCGCTACGTGGACGAGGCCGGCTGGCTGCACCAGGCCCTGGCCGAGCGTTGCGAACGGGTGGTCTTCACCGTCGCCGGCCTGCCCATGATCCTCAAGGGAGAGCCCCTATGA
- a CDS encoding glutathione peroxidase gives MKALSILALSLTLFGGQALAAECPSLLQHELPQLRSKDSIDLCQRFAGKPLVVVNTASHCGFTPQFKGLEALYKRYKDQGLEVLGVPSDDFRQEAATAEETAKVCYVNYGVTFAMTQPQHVTGDEATPLFKGLIAQSGQAPRWNFYKYVVDRQGKVIAHFSSLTKPDDPDLVKAVEQALASQP, from the coding sequence ATGAAAGCCTTGTCCATCCTCGCCCTGTCGCTCACGCTGTTCGGCGGCCAGGCGCTGGCCGCCGAATGCCCGTCGCTGCTGCAGCATGAACTGCCGCAGTTGCGCTCCAAGGACAGCATCGACCTCTGCCAGCGCTTCGCCGGCAAGCCTCTGGTGGTGGTCAACACCGCCAGCCATTGCGGCTTCACCCCGCAGTTCAAGGGGTTGGAGGCGCTCTACAAGCGCTACAAGGATCAAGGGCTGGAAGTGCTGGGCGTGCCCTCGGACGACTTCAGGCAGGAAGCCGCCACGGCCGAAGAAACCGCCAAGGTCTGCTACGTCAACTACGGGGTGACCTTCGCCATGACCCAGCCGCAGCACGTCACCGGCGATGAAGCGACGCCGCTCTTCAAGGGGCTGATCGCCCAGTCCGGCCAGGCGCCGCGCTGGAATTTCTACAAATACGTGGTGGATCGCCAGGGCAAGGTGATCGCCCATTTCTCCAGCCTCACCAAGCCGGACGACCCGGATCTGGTGAAGGCGGTGGAACAGGCCCTGGCCAGCCAGCCCTGA
- a CDS encoding cobyric acid synthase translates to MTTLMVQGTTSDAGKSTLVTALCRWLRRQGVAVAPFKPQNMALNSAVTADGGEIGRAQAVQAQACGLAPHTDMNPVLLKPNTDIGAQVIIQGRAVTSMNAAAYHDYKRVAMQAVLESHQRLRAQYPVVLVEGAGSPAEINLRANDIANMGFAEAVDCPVILVADIDRGGVFAHLVGTLALLSESEQARVKGFVINRFRGDIGLLKPGLDWLEQRTGKPVLGVLPYLTDFHLEAEDAIDLRQSAKAGDLLRVAVPVLPRISNHTDFDPLRLHPQVQLSFVAPGQPIPPADLIILPGSKSVRADLARLREHGWDLSLQRHLRYGGKVLGICGGYQMLGQRIDDPHGLEGPAGESAGLGLLAIDTVLAPEKQLRNVHGRLLLEDAPVSGYEIHAGISRGVGLEYPLVTLDDGRLDGARSADGQVMGTYLHGLFESAAASAAILRWAGLQNVQAVDYQALRERDIERLADQVDAHLDTRLLVELCGIQESVHG, encoded by the coding sequence ATGACCACCCTGATGGTGCAGGGCACCACTTCCGACGCCGGCAAGAGCACCCTGGTGACCGCCCTGTGCCGTTGGCTCCGGCGCCAGGGCGTGGCGGTGGCGCCGTTCAAGCCGCAGAACATGGCGCTGAACAGTGCGGTGACCGCCGACGGTGGCGAGATCGGCCGAGCCCAGGCGGTGCAGGCCCAGGCCTGCGGCCTGGCACCTCACACCGACATGAATCCGGTGCTGCTCAAGCCCAATACCGACATCGGCGCCCAGGTGATCATCCAGGGTCGCGCCGTCACCAGCATGAACGCCGCCGCCTACCACGACTACAAGCGGGTCGCCATGCAGGCCGTGCTGGAATCCCACCAGCGCCTGCGCGCCCAGTACCCGGTGGTGCTGGTGGAGGGCGCCGGCTCCCCGGCGGAAATCAACCTGCGGGCCAACGACATCGCCAACATGGGCTTCGCCGAAGCGGTGGACTGCCCGGTGATCCTGGTCGCCGATATCGACCGGGGCGGTGTGTTCGCCCACCTGGTGGGCACCCTGGCGCTGCTCTCGGAAAGTGAACAGGCGCGGGTGAAGGGGTTTGTGATCAACCGTTTCCGTGGCGATATCGGCCTGCTCAAGCCGGGCCTGGACTGGCTGGAACAGCGCACCGGCAAACCGGTGTTGGGCGTGTTGCCTTACCTCACCGACTTCCACCTGGAGGCCGAGGACGCCATCGACCTGCGCCAGTCCGCCAAGGCCGGCGACCTGCTGCGCGTCGCAGTGCCGGTGCTGCCGCGCATCAGCAACCACACCGACTTCGACCCGCTGCGCCTGCACCCGCAGGTGCAATTGAGCTTCGTCGCTCCGGGCCAGCCGATTCCACCGGCGGATCTGATCATCCTGCCCGGCTCCAAGAGTGTGCGCGCCGATCTCGCGCGGCTGCGCGAGCATGGCTGGGACCTGTCCCTACAGCGCCATCTGCGCTATGGCGGCAAGGTGTTGGGCATTTGTGGCGGCTACCAGATGCTCGGCCAGCGCATCGACGACCCCCACGGGCTGGAAGGCCCGGCGGGGGAGAGCGCCGGCCTCGGCCTGCTGGCGATCGACACCGTGCTGGCGCCGGAAAAGCAGTTGCGCAATGTCCATGGCCGCCTGCTGCTGGAAGATGCGCCGGTCAGCGGCTATGAAATCCATGCCGGCATCAGCCGCGGCGTCGGGCTGGAATACCCCTTGGTGACCCTCGACGACGGCCGCCTCGATGGTGCCCGCAGCGCGGACGGCCAGGTCATGGGCACCTACCTGCACGGCCTGTTCGAAAGCGCCGCGGCCAGTGCGGCGATCCTGCGCTGGGCGGGCCTGCAAAACGTGCAGGCGGTGGATTACCAGGCCCTGCGCGAACGGGATATCGAGCGGCTCGCCGATCAGGTCGACGCGCACCTGGACACCCGCCTGCTCGTCGAACTCTGCGGTATCCAGGAGAGCGTCCATGGCTGA
- the cobT gene encoding nicotinate-nucleotide--dimethylbenzimidazole phosphoribosyltransferase has product MTPLHWWQAPCQPLDPIARAKARTRQDLLTKPRGALGQLEALAITLAAQQGRERPRVDRPWFAVFAGDHGVVEEGVSAYPQAVTGEMLRNFVRGGAAISVLAKSLGATLELVDLGTAQPLEPLPGVLHLQVGAGTANFAREPAMTAAQCLIALQAGRASVERALGAGADLYVGGEMGIGNTTTASALACALLDLPASALAGPGTGLDGSGVARKVEVIERALALHRQGCDSVEETLRRLGGFEVAALTGAYLACAQLGLPALVDGFICSVAALCAVRLNPACREWLLFAHRSAEPGHLAVLDALEAQPLLDLGLRLGEGSGAAIALPLLRLACELHGGMATFAEAAVSDRPA; this is encoded by the coding sequence ATGACTCCGCTGCACTGGTGGCAGGCACCCTGCCAGCCGCTGGACCCCATCGCCCGCGCCAAGGCCCGGACGCGCCAGGACCTGTTGACCAAACCCCGCGGCGCTCTTGGCCAACTGGAAGCGCTGGCCATCACCCTGGCGGCCCAGCAGGGCCGTGAAAGGCCGCGCGTCGACCGCCCCTGGTTCGCCGTATTCGCCGGCGACCATGGCGTGGTGGAGGAGGGCGTATCCGCCTACCCGCAGGCGGTGACGGGCGAGATGCTGCGCAACTTCGTACGCGGCGGCGCCGCCATCAGCGTGCTGGCGAAAAGCCTGGGCGCCACCCTGGAGCTGGTGGACCTGGGCACCGCGCAGCCACTGGAACCGCTGCCCGGCGTGCTGCACCTGCAGGTGGGCGCCGGCACCGCGAATTTCGCCCGTGAACCGGCGATGACCGCCGCGCAATGCCTGATCGCCCTGCAGGCCGGCCGTGCCAGTGTCGAGCGCGCTCTGGGCGCTGGTGCCGACCTTTACGTCGGCGGTGAAATGGGCATCGGCAACACCACCACCGCCAGCGCCCTGGCCTGCGCCTTGCTGGACCTGCCAGCCAGCGCCCTGGCCGGTCCCGGTACGGGCCTGGACGGCAGCGGCGTGGCCCGCAAGGTCGAGGTGATCGAGCGTGCCCTGGCGTTGCATCGCCAGGGTTGCGACAGCGTCGAGGAAACCCTGCGCCGCCTCGGTGGCTTCGAGGTGGCGGCGCTTACCGGCGCCTACCTGGCCTGCGCCCAGCTCGGTCTGCCGGCGCTGGTGGACGGTTTTATCTGCAGCGTGGCGGCGCTCTGTGCGGTGCGCCTGAACCCGGCCTGCCGCGAGTGGCTGCTGTTCGCCCACCGCTCCGCCGAACCCGGCCACCTCGCCGTGCTCGACGCGCTGGAGGCACAGCCGCTGCTGGACCTGGGCCTGCGCCTGGGCGAGGGCAGCGGCGCCGCCATCGCCCTGCCGTTGCTGCGCCTGGCCTGCGAGCTGCACGGCGGCATGGCCACCTTCGCCGAAGCGGCGGTTTCGGATCGCCCGGCATGA
- the cobC gene encoding alpha-ribazole phosphatase family protein: protein MKLDLLRHGETELGGGFRGSLDDALTAAGWAQMRRGMEGAGPWDLLVSSPLQRCAAFARELAQSHGLPLQVEADLRELHFGQWEGRSAAELMEDHAEELGRFWNDPYGFTPPDGETLLDFEVRVLAAGERLRSRFSGQRVLLVTHGGVIRMLVARARQLPRARLMQVEAAHGELFRLTFDDHGLRERP from the coding sequence ATGAAGCTCGACCTCCTGCGCCACGGCGAAACCGAGCTTGGCGGCGGATTTCGCGGCAGCCTGGACGATGCGCTGACGGCAGCTGGCTGGGCGCAGATGCGTCGTGGCATGGAAGGCGCGGGCCCCTGGGACCTGCTGGTGAGCTCGCCGCTGCAACGCTGTGCCGCCTTTGCCCGTGAGTTGGCGCAGTCGCACGGCCTGCCACTGCAGGTCGAGGCCGACCTGCGGGAATTGCACTTTGGCCAGTGGGAAGGGCGCAGCGCCGCCGAATTGATGGAAGACCACGCCGAAGAACTCGGCCGGTTCTGGAACGATCCCTACGGCTTCACGCCGCCGGATGGTGAAACCCTGCTGGACTTCGAGGTTCGGGTCCTGGCTGCCGGCGAACGCCTGCGGTCGCGCTTTTCCGGTCAGCGGGTGCTGTTGGTCACCCATGGCGGGGTGATCCGCATGCTGGTGGCGCGGGCTCGTCAGTTGCCGCGTGCGCGCTTGATGCAGGTGGAGGCGGCCCACGGCGAACTGTTCCGCCTGACCTTCGACGATCACGGTCTGCGGGAACGGCCATGA
- the cbiB gene encoding adenosylcobinamide-phosphate synthase CbiB, translating into MSLGFLTLGAVALDALFGEPKGWHPLVAFGRLASRLEGRFNPGGRGWRSHGVSAWVLAVLPLTLAAWLLSELPYVGWLVGVVALYAAIGLRSLNEHAEPVADALRAGDLSEARRRVGYMVSRETRELDESAVARAATESVLENGSDAVFAALFWFAVAGAPGVVLYRLSNTLDAMWGYRNPRFERFGWAAARIDDLLNYIPARLVALTYAVLGRTGVALRCWCRQAPQWDSPNAGPVMAAGAGALGVALGGPAVYHGERHERPVLGEGPAARADDIGRAMDLVRQGVLLWLAALIIGGWLLA; encoded by the coding sequence ATGAGCCTGGGTTTCCTCACCCTCGGCGCGGTGGCGCTGGATGCCCTGTTCGGCGAACCGAAGGGCTGGCATCCGCTGGTGGCCTTCGGCAGGCTCGCCAGCCGCCTGGAAGGGCGTTTCAATCCGGGCGGACGTGGCTGGCGCAGCCACGGCGTCAGCGCCTGGGTGCTGGCGGTGCTGCCGCTGACCCTGGCCGCCTGGCTGTTGTCGGAGCTGCCCTATGTCGGTTGGCTGGTGGGCGTGGTCGCGCTCTATGCCGCCATCGGCCTGCGCAGCCTCAACGAACATGCCGAACCCGTGGCCGATGCCCTGCGAGCCGGCGATCTGTCCGAGGCGCGCAGGCGCGTGGGTTACATGGTCAGCCGCGAGACCCGCGAACTGGACGAATCCGCAGTGGCTCGCGCCGCCACCGAATCGGTGCTGGAGAACGGCAGCGATGCAGTGTTCGCCGCGCTGTTCTGGTTCGCCGTGGCCGGTGCGCCGGGGGTGGTGCTCTATCGCCTGTCCAACACCCTGGATGCCATGTGGGGTTACCGCAACCCGCGCTTCGAGCGCTTCGGCTGGGCGGCGGCGCGCATCGACGACCTGCTGAACTACATCCCGGCACGGCTGGTGGCGCTGACCTACGCCGTGCTGGGCAGGACCGGCGTCGCGCTGCGTTGCTGGTGCCGCCAGGCGCCACAGTGGGACAGCCCGAATGCCGGCCCGGTGATGGCCGCTGGCGCCGGCGCCCTCGGCGTGGCCCTGGGCGGGCCGGCGGTCTACCACGGCGAGCGGCACGAACGCCCGGTACTGGGCGAAGGCCCGGCGGCCCGCGCCGACGATATCGGCCGGGCCATGGACCTGGTGCGCCAGGGCGTGTTGCTCTGGCTGGCGGCACTGATCATCGGAGGCTGGCTCCTTGCTTGA